The DNA segment CTGCGCCACCACAGCCGCTACAGCGAGCGGCACGCCTGGCCCCAACCAACCCCACACCAACAAGCGGCTTGACACCCACCAGCCGTGGGATGTCTAGAACGGCGGGTCGTCGGGGTCCGCGCCGTAGACCTGGCGGCCTTCGATCCAGGCGGACTCGACCCGGGAGCGGGCGTCGAGGGGGTCGCCGGACCAGACGCACAGGGTGGCGTCCTTGCCCGGCTCCAGCGAGCCGAGGCGGTCCTCGAGGCCGAGGACGCGGGCCGGGGTGAGGGTGACGGCGCGGAGGGCGTCGGCCGGGTCGAGGCCCTCACGGACGGCCAGGGCGGCCTGGACGTGGAGGAGGTGGACGGGCACGACCGGGTGGTCGGTGATGATGCCGAGCTCGACCCCGGCGGCGGCCAGGCGGCCCGGGTTGGCCAGGGAGCGGTTGCGCAGCTCGACCTTGGAGCGGGAGGTCAGCAGGGGGCCGATCAGGACGGGCACCTGGCGCTCGGCCAGGCGGTCGGCGAGCAGGACGGCCTCGGTGCCGTGGTCGATGACCAGCCGGTAGCCGAACTCGTCGGCCAGGCGCAGGGCGGTGGCGATGTCGTCGGCCCGGTGGCAGTGCTGCCGCCAGGGGATCTCGCCCTCAAGGACCAGGCCGAGCGCCTCCCAGCGCAGGTCGCGCTCGAACGGCTCGTCGCCGTCGCGGTCCCGCTTGGCCAGGTAGTTGGCCGCCTTGACGAGGGCGTCGCGGATCACCGCGGCCGTGCCCAGGCGGGTCGAGGGCAGCTGCGTGCGGTCGCCGTACACCCGCTTGGGGTTCTCCCCGAGGGCCGACTTCATGCCGCTGGGGGCGCGCAGGACCATCTCGTCGACCGCCCGCCCGGCGCTGCGGACCGCGGCCGACTGGCCGCCGATGGCGTTGCCCGACCCGGGGTTGACGTTGACGGTCAGGACCCCGCCGGCCAGCGCGTCGGCGAAGCCGAGGTCGGCCGGGTTGATGGCGTCAAGGGCCCGCACGTGCGGGG comes from the Actinomycetota bacterium genome and includes:
- a CDS encoding amidohydrolase, with the protein product MTQPPPAATIAIVGGRVVPVAGPPAEDGVVLVRDGRIEAVGRDVRVPTDAARVDARGKVVLPGLVDAHVHLGVHEEAEGWAGQDTNELTDPVTPHVRALDAINPADLGFADALAGGVLTVNVNPGSGNAIGGQSAAVRSAGRAVDEMVLRAPSGMKSALGENPKRVYGDRTQLPSTRLGTAAVIRDALVKAANYLAKRDRDGDEPFERDLRWEALGLVLEGEIPWRQHCHRADDIATALRLADEFGYRLVIDHGTEAVLLADRLAERQVPVLIGPLLTSRSKVELRNRSLANPGRLAAAGVELGIITDHPVVPVHLLHVQAALAVREGLDPADALRAVTLTPARVLGLEDRLGSLEPGKDATLCVWSGDPLDARSRVESAWIEGRQVYGADPDDPPF